The Sandaracinus amylolyticus genomic interval CTACGGACCTTATCACCCGCAGCCTGTCTCCCGGATAGCTCTCACCGGCATTCGGAGTTTGGTTGGGTTTGGTAATCTGGTAGGACCCCTAGCCCATCCAGTGCTCTACCTCCGGTGGAGTTCGTCCGAGGCTATACCTCAATATATTTCGGGGAGAACCAGCTATCTCTGAGTTTGATTAGCCTTTCACTCCCATCCACAGCTCATCCCCTAACTTTTCAACGTTAGTGGGTTCGGTCCTCCAGGAGGTGTTACCCTCCCTTCAACCTGGCCATGGATAGATCACTCAGTTTCGGGTCTACGTCCCGCCACTATGTCGCCCTGTGAGGACTCGGTTTCCCTACGGCTTCACCTAGCGGCTTAACCTTGCGACGAAACGTAACTCGCAGGCCCATTATGCAAAAGGTACGCGGTCGCACATTCCTTGCGGCATAGTGCTTCCACTGCTTGTAGACGCGCGGTTTCAGGTACTATTTCACTCCCCTTGCCGGGGTTCTTTTCACCTTTCCCTCACGGTACTTGTGCACTATCGGTCGATGGGTAGTATTTAGCCTTGGAGGATGGTCCCCCCAGATTCCCGCCGGATTGCTCGTGTCCTGCGGTACTCAGGTACTCACTAGGGGAGCTTCAGCTTTCGCATACAGGGCTGTCACCTTCTATGGCCGGCCTTTCCAGACCGTTCGACTAGCCTCCGCTCTCCCATGTCGTGAGCCCTACAACCCCGAATGACTTGCGTCACCCGGTTTAGGCTCGTCCCCGTTCGCTCGCCACTACTAGGGGAATCTCGGTTGATTTCTTTTCCACCAGGTACTGAGATGTTTCAGTTCCCTGGGTTGGCCGCCATCGAGCTATGTGTTCACTCGATGACTAACACCTTACGGTGCTCGGTTGCCCGATTCGGAGATCTCCGGATCAATGCCTGTTAGCGGCTCCCCGGAGCTTTTCGCAGCTGTCCACGTCCTTCTTCGCCTCCCATCGCCTAGGCATCCACCACGCGCCCTTTGTAGCTTGACCTATCCCTAAGGCACGCGTCGTGACTCGAGACCAGGGTTCGTCGCAAGAGCTTCCGGACAGACGCACACGTCTGCACGACAACTCGCGCTCACCCCGTCCTCGCGCCATTCTCGCGATTACGGAATCTACGCTTCCTATTCGATTTTCAGAGAACTCGAGGCTTGCGCCTCGTCGGTGACCACGAGCTCGATGCTCATGAGCACTGACGAATCAGAAGACTCGCTGCCGACGGCTGATTCGGCAGATTTGGAGCTGACCGGGTTCGAACCGGTGACCCCCGGCTTGCAAAGCCGGTGCTCTCCCAGCTGAGCTACAGCCCCGTGTGTGGAACTGCTGGCTCGAGCTCGCCCTGAGGGAAGAGAGTGGGGCTAGTTAGACTCGAACTAACGACCTCACCCTTATCAGGGGTGCGCTCTAACCACCTGAGCTATAGCCCCTCGGGTTGGGAGGGCCCCTCCTCGGAAGGAGAGACAGCAGCCTTCAAAGAACCGACCCTGTCGGATCAGTTGCTGAAAACTGAATCGGATGGACTCCGGCGTTCCGTCGAAACCAGTTCGACGCTCACGGGTTTGACCGAGCTGGCTTCGCATCAGAGACACGAAGCATTCGCTCCTTAGAAAGGAGGTGATCCAGCCGCAGGTTCCCCTACGGCTACCTTGTTACGACTTCACCCCAGTTACCGACCACTCCTTGGGGACCTGCTTCCCTTGCGGGTTAGCTCAGCCACTTCTGGAGCAGTCGACTCCCATGGTGTGACGGGCGGTGTGTACAAGGCCCGGGAACGTATTCACCGCTGCCTGCTGATCAGCGATTACTAGCGATTCCAGCTTCATGCAGTCGAGTTGCAGACTGCAATCCGTACTGAGGTCGGCTTTTGCCGATTAGCGCCCCCTCGCGGGTTAGCTGCGTTCTGTACCGACCATTGTAGCACGTGTGTAGCCCCGGACATAAGGGCCATGAGGACTTGACGTCATCCCCACCTTCCTCCGGCTTGACGCCGGCAGTCTCCTTAGAGTGCCCAGCCGAACTGATGGCAACTAAGGACAAGGGTTGCGCTCGTTGCGGGACTTAACCCAACATCTCACGACACGAGCTGACGACAGCCATGCAGCACCTGGACCACGGCTCTCTTGCGAGCACCCCTCTATTTCTAAAGGGTTCCGTGTTTTTCTAGCCCGGGTAAGGTTCTGCGCGTTGCGTCGAATTAAACCACATGCTCCACCGCTTGTGCGGGCCCCCGTCAATTCCTTTGAGTTTTAGTCTTGCGACCGTACTTCCCAGGCGGGGTGCTTAACGCGTTAGCTACGGCACCTCAGGGGTCAATACCCGAGACACCTAGCACCCATCGTTTACAGCGTGGACTACCAGGGTATCTAATCCTGTTTGCTCCCCACGCTTTCGCGTCTCAGCGTCAGTGACTGTCCAGGCGGCCGCCTTCGCCACCGGTGTTCCTCCTGATATCTACGAATTTCACCTCTACACCAGGAATTCCGCCGCCCTCTCCAGTACTCAAGGTCCGCAGTTTCAGATGCAGTTCCCGAGTTGAGCCCGGGGATTTCACATCTGACTTGCGGTCCCGCCTACACGCGCTTTACGCCCAGTAATTCCGAGCAACGTTCGCACCCTCTGTATTACCGCGGCTGCTGGCACAGAGTTAGCCGGTGCTTGCTAAGGAGGTACCGTCAAGGACCAGTCGTTTCTTACTGGCCGTTTTCTTCCCTCCCCACAGAGCTTTACAACCCGAAGGCCTTCATCACTCACGCGGCGTGGCTGGTTCAGGCTTGCGCCCATTGACCAATATTCCCCACTGCTGCCTCCCGTAGGAGTCTGGCCCGTGTTTCAGTGCCAGTGTGGCTGATCATCCTCTCAGACCAGCTACGCGTCTTCGCCTTGGTAGGCCGTTACCCCACCAACTAGCTGATGCGCCGCAGGGCCATCCTCGAGTGATAGCTTGTATACAGAGGCCATCTTTGACCTCAGCAGCCAGAGCTGCCGTGGTCTTATGCGGTATTAGCGTTCCTTTCGGAACGTTATCCCCCGCTCGAGGGTAGATTCCCTACGTGTTACTCACCCGGACGCCACGCTACCGGGGACGAATCCCTTTCGCGTTCGACTTGCATGTGTTAAGCCCGCCGCTAACGTTCGCTCTGAGCCAGGATCAAACTCTCCAGTTGAATTTGGCGGCACTCTCCGAAGAGAACGCCTAACTGTTGAGCGAGTCCTGAACTCCTTAGAGTTCGTTGCTCGACTTCGATCTCGACCTGCGAATCATCCGTGGATGATTCGCGGGACCCGTGATCACGCGGAGTCTTCCGATTCAGTTTTCAGAGACCGATCCGACCTGCTGCTCAGTCTGGTGAGCTGCGAGTCAGAGTGCCTTCGCCGTCAGGCTTTCGCCGTTTCGACTCGGGCTGAGGAGCGTAGCGGATCGTCGCTGCTACGTCCAGAACTTTTTTTCGCCGCCGGTTCAGGACCGGGGAAGCGAACCACCGGGGAAGCACTTGGCTTTTTCCCGGTCAGGGCGGCGGAGACTATCTGTCTCGCGGCACCTGTCAAGTTCGTTCGGTTCTTTTTTCAGCGCCGCTTCGGGTCCGCTTTTCAGGGCGTCGCCGTCGCGAGGGAGGCCCGATCTAGCATCGGCCTCCGGGCTGTCAAATCCGATCCGAGCTTCGGAGTATTTTCTTTCGCGGCACCCGGGATTTTCGAGACCTTTCCGCCGGGTGCGGGGGCTCGCGGACCGCTCGGGGCGCGATCCGCGCGCGGGATTTTCGGGCGCCTCAGTCGAGCGGGAGCAGCGCGATTTCGTCCCCAGGGCGCAAACCGAGATGGCGGCAGGTCTCCTCCGGGAGCACGACCTGACCGGCGCCCTCCGGGGCGAGCTGGAAGTGCGACGGGACCGCGTGGAAATGCGGGGCGACATCGTGCTCGCGCGCGATCAGGGCTTTTGCGCCGGGAAGCGGGTCGGTGGTGCCACGGAGGAGGCGCGCGCCCCGCGTCCGCTGGACGAGCAGGACCTCGTCGGTCTGCGCGATGAAGTGCGGGCCGCCGTCGAACGGATCGACGCGGTTCCAGTAGCGGAAGCCGATGCGGCGCAGGAGCTTCTCGACGCCGCGGGTCTGCGGGCCGACCTTGCCGATCACGTCCTGCGCTTCGGGGCGGAGCAGCGAGGCGTAGATGTCGCCGTCCGGGAACAGGCCGCGGATGAATTCCTTGTTCCGCTTGGAGAGGCGATCTGCCTCACGGTAGGTCAGGCCCGTGAAGTGGCGGCCGACCGACTCCCAGAGGTGGGAGGTGCCGTCGGGCTCGAGCGGCGGGAGGAGCTCGGCGAGGACGCGGTCCTGGAAGTCGTCGCGGTGCTGCGCGATCCACAAGAAGCGCACGTACGAGATGAGCATCCCGAGGCGCTCCGGGCTGCGGCGCACCGCGGGGTGCACCACGAGGCCGCCGATCTCGGTCGGGCCGTTGTACGAGTAGCCGATCGAGAGCACTTGATGCGCGAAGTGCTTGTCGAGCGTGGCCGAGTAGCGCTCCTCGACGTGCACGTCGAAGTAGATGTACGGCGCGTCTTTTCGGCCGAGCTGCGCGATCACCATCGACGTGCCGACCGCGCGCTTCTGCTCGAGATCGCGCAGCACGAAGACGTAGTTGCGGCGGCGTGGATCGCCGATCTCGCCCGTGAAGGACTGCTCGCTGTGCTCGAGGATCTCCTCGATCGTCGCTTCGTCGTTCGGGAGGTTCACCGAGTCGAGGAAGCGCGCGAGCTCGAGGATCTCGGCCTTGTCGGCGCGGGTGGCGGCGCGGATCTCGTAGCGGACACGAGGGTCGGTCGTCGTCATTCAGAAGAGCTTTCGACTGTCGATCAGGATGGTGACGGGGCCGTCGACCTGGGAGCGCACGTCCATGTGGGCGCGGAAGCGGCCGGTCTCGACGCGGAGGCCCATCGCGCGAAGGCGCGTACAGACTTCTTCGTAGCGAAGGCGCGCGAGATCGGGCGGTGCGGCGTCGTCGAACGACGGGCGACGGCCGCGGCGTACGTCGCCGAAGAGCGTGAACTGCGAGACGACGAGGACGGCACCGCCGACGTCGAGCACGGAGCGCGACATCTTGCCTTCGTCGTCTTCGAAGACGCGCAGGTTCGCGAGCTTTCCGGCGACGTAGTCGACGTCGGGCTCGGCGTCCTCCTTCGCGGCTCCGAGGTACACGAGGAGGCCGCGATCGATGCGTCCGACGATCTCGCCGTCGACCTCGACCTCGGCGCGCGCGACGCGTTGTGCGACGGCTCGCATGGAGAACGCGGACGCTACGACGGACGGCTTGCGAAAGGAAGGTCGCCGCGGGTAGAGCGGGAGGCGAGATGACGGCGATCGTGGGGCTGACGGGCGGGATCGCGTCGGGGAAGAGCACGGTGGGGCGCATCTTCCGCGAGCTGGGCGTGCACGTGGTCGATGCGGACCTCGTCGCGCGCGAGGTCGTCGCGAAAGGGAGCGAGGGGCTCGCCGAGGTGGTGCGCGTCTTCGGCGAGGACGTGCTCGCGGAGGACGGGTCGCTCGATCGGAAGAAGGTCGGCGCGATCGTGTTCGCGGACGCGGAGAAGCGGAAAGCGCTCGAGGCGATCACGCATCCGCGGATCGCGGCGCGCAGCATGAGCGAGCTCGCGGCGTTGGCGCAGCGCGGGGACGTGTACGGGATCTACGAAGCGGCGCTGCTCGTGGAGAACGGGTCGTACCGGATGATGCAGGCGCTCGTGGTGGTCGCGGCGAGCGCGGAGGTCCAGGTCGCGCGCGTGACGGCGCGCGATGCGCTCGACCAAGACGCAGCGAGGGCGCGGCTCGCGGCGCAGCTTCCGCTCGAGCAGAAGATCGCGGTCGCGGATCACGTGATCTGGAACGATGGAGATCTCGCGGCGCTGCGCGCGCGCACCGACGAGGTGCATCACGCGCTGCTCGCGCGATTCGGGGGGATGGGACGATGACGGGGCGAGTCACGCTGGTGACGGGGTTTCCGACGAGCTTCCTGGCCACGCGGATGGTGCGGAAGATCCTCGCGGAGGAGCGCAGCGCGCAGGTGCGCTGCGTCGTGCAGGAGAAGTTCTGGGAGCGCGCGCAGGAGATCGTGAGCGCGCTTCCGGTGCGCGATCGCGAGCGCGTGACGCTGCTCGAGGGCGACGTCGCGTCGATGGACATGGGGCTCTCGGGGAAGGAGCACGTGGCGCTCGCGCAAGAGGTGCAGGTCATCCATCACTGCGCGGCGGCGACGTACCTCGGGGTGGCGCGCGATGTCGCGCAACGCGTGAACGTCGACGGAGTGCGCGAGGTGCTCGAGCTCGCGCGCGAGGCGAAGAAGCTCGAACGGCTCGTGCATTGGTCGAGCGCGCTGGTGAGCGGTGGGCGTCGCGGGTACGTGCTCGAGGACGAGCTGCAGGCGCCCGAGGGGTTCCGCAACGTCGTCGAGGAGATGCGCTTCAAGGGCGAGCAGCTCGTGCGCGCAGCGATGCAGCGTGGGCTGCGCACGACGATCCTGCGGCCCGCGATCCTCGTGGGCGACTCGGTGACCGGCGAGATCGATCGCTTCGAAGGGCCGTATCTGCTCGTGCTCTTGATGCTGAGCTCGCCCGTGGATCTGCGGGTGCCGCTGCCGGGGCGCGGGGACGTGCCGCTCAACCTCGTGCCGATCGACTACGTGGTCGATGCGGGGTGGGCCATCGCGAACGACGCGCGCAGCGTGGGGCGCACGTTCCATCTCGTGGATCCGACGCCGCAGTCGGCGCGACGGGTGTTCGAGCTGATCGCGCAGGCCGCGGGGCGTCCGCTGCCGCGCGGGTTCTTGCCGACGAACCTCGCGACCGCGCTGTTGCGTACGCCGGGGCTCGAGCGATTCGCGCACGTGCCGCGCGCGTTCCTCGAGCAGCTCGCGACCGAGGTCGTGTACGACGATCGCGGCGCGCGGGAATTGCTGGATCCCAAGGGGATCAAGTGCCCGGG includes:
- a CDS encoding arginine N-succinyltransferase → MTTTDPRVRYEIRAATRADKAEILELARFLDSVNLPNDEATIEEILEHSEQSFTGEIGDPRRRNYVFVLRDLEQKRAVGTSMVIAQLGRKDAPYIYFDVHVEERYSATLDKHFAHQVLSIGYSYNGPTEIGGLVVHPAVRRSPERLGMLISYVRFLWIAQHRDDFQDRVLAELLPPLEPDGTSHLWESVGRHFTGLTYREADRLSKRNKEFIRGLFPDGDIYASLLRPEAQDVIGKVGPQTRGVEKLLRRIGFRYWNRVDPFDGGPHFIAQTDEVLLVQRTRGARLLRGTTDPLPGAKALIAREHDVAPHFHAVPSHFQLAPEGAGQVVLPEETCRHLGLRPGDEIALLPLD
- the dtd gene encoding D-aminoacyl-tRNA deacylase: MRAVAQRVARAEVEVDGEIVGRIDRGLLVYLGAAKEDAEPDVDYVAGKLANLRVFEDDEGKMSRSVLDVGGAVLVVSQFTLFGDVRRGRRPSFDDAAPPDLARLRYEEVCTRLRAMGLRVETGRFRAHMDVRSQVDGPVTILIDSRKLF
- the coaE gene encoding dephospho-CoA kinase (Dephospho-CoA kinase (CoaE) performs the final step in coenzyme A biosynthesis.); protein product: MTAIVGLTGGIASGKSTVGRIFRELGVHVVDADLVAREVVAKGSEGLAEVVRVFGEDVLAEDGSLDRKKVGAIVFADAEKRKALEAITHPRIAARSMSELAALAQRGDVYGIYEAALLVENGSYRMMQALVVVAASAEVQVARVTARDALDQDAARARLAAQLPLEQKIAVADHVIWNDGDLAALRARTDEVHHALLARFGGMGR
- a CDS encoding SDR family oxidoreductase, with the protein product MTGRVTLVTGFPTSFLATRMVRKILAEERSAQVRCVVQEKFWERAQEIVSALPVRDRERVTLLEGDVASMDMGLSGKEHVALAQEVQVIHHCAAATYLGVARDVAQRVNVDGVREVLELAREAKKLERLVHWSSALVSGGRRGYVLEDELQAPEGFRNVVEEMRFKGEQLVRAAMQRGLRTTILRPAILVGDSVTGEIDRFEGPYLLVLLMLSSPVDLRVPLPGRGDVPLNLVPIDYVVDAGWAIANDARSVGRTFHLVDPTPQSARRVFELIAQAAGRPLPRGFLPTNLATALLRTPGLERFAHVPRAFLEQLATEVVYDDRGARELLDPKGIKCPGFESYVDVMVSYVRAQQSAKRQRRPDSFEIEGEDEASDPLQ